Part of the Deltaproteobacteria bacterium genome, TTGAGCAGCAGGTTGAGGAGGACCTGCTCGAGCTGGTGCCGGTCCACCCGGGCGCTCCAGAGGTCCTCCTGGAGATCGAGGACCGGGGTGAGGGACTTGTGGGTGCGGGCGAACAACTCGAGCGACCGCTGGACGAGCTGGTTGAGATCCGTGACGGCCGGCTGGTACTTGCCACCCCGCGCCAGCCCCAGGAGCTGGCGGGTGAGGCCCGCGGCGCTCTCGATGTGCTCCTCGATGACCGAGAGGTGGGTGAGGGCCCCCTCCGGGACGTCCTTCCGGGCGTGCAGGAGCGAGACCCTCCCCTGGATCCCCATCAACAGGTTGTTGAAGTCATGGGCCATCCCCCCGGCCAGAGTACCCACCGCTTCCATCTTCTGTGCCTGAGCGAGGTGCTTCTCGACCCGCCGCTTCTCGCTGATGTCGATGACGATGCCCCGCAGGCCGATCAGCTCGCCGCCGCGGTGGACCGGGGCGGAGCGCAGGAGGATCGGGATCTCGGCGCCGCTCTTGTGGCGCGCGGTGTACTCCCGCAGGCCCAGGTCCTCGCCCCTCATCACCCGCACCATCCCGCTCGCGGCGCGCTCGACGTCGTCGCGGACGAGCATGTCGATGGCCGTCATCCCCGAGGTCAGCTCGGCCTCGGTGTAGCCGAAGACCTCGACGCAGGCCCGGTTCACGAAGGTGAGCCGCGCCTCCAGATCCGTCTCGAAGACGGTCTCGGGGAGGAGCTCGGCGAGCTGCCGGAAGCGCCGCTCGCTCTCTCCGAGGGCCGCCTCGGCCACGATGCGGGCCTCCACCTCCTGCCGGAGCTTCCCGACGGTGCGGGTGAGGTCCTCCGTCTTGCGCTCCTCCTCCCGGAGAGAGAGCTGCAGACGGCGACGGAAGGTCTCGGGGGCGAGGATCAGCACGAGGGCGAAGAGGGTGATGATCATGGCCGCGGTGATCCACGCCACCGGGGAGTAGGTGGTCAGGAGCGCCTCGCTCTCGGGCTGGACGAGGCCCGTCAGCAGCGCCGCGCCTGCCACGATCACGCTGACGATGGAGAGCGCCAGGACCGCGAGGCCCGCCCTGACACCGTAGAGGATGGCGGCGATCACCGAGAAGGCGGTGAGGGCCGCCACCCCGACCCCCCCCAGGCCCACCCGGAAGAGATCGGTGACGCCGATCCCCACCCCGAAGACGAGGAGGGCGTTGGCGCGGACCCGGAAGGAGAGCCGCCGGCCCAGCACAGCGGCGAGGAAGACCATGGCGTAGAGCACGGGATAGGCCAGGGCGAAGACGGGCTGATCGTTCCGGAGCGACAGGTAGCTGCCGAGGCCGACCGGAGCGGCAGACAGGATCGTGAAGCTCAGCAGCAAGAGCGCGAGCAGCTTCTCCCGCATCTCGACGATCTCCGGAGCAGGATCGTCGGTGGCGGTGATCGACGCCAGGAACGGCTTGATGAATTCCACGGTAGGGATCGGAGGCGGAGCCGGGGTCGTTCTTCTTCGAGGCCAGGGACCCTCCCTAGCCGTCGAAGTGTTCCACCTCGAAGGCCTCGATGCGAGCGCCGGGATCCCTCCAGGCGCCGTCGGGCAGGCCGGCCTTGTTGCAGAGGCGATCGAGGAAGGTCGGCAGGTCGTAGCCGTGCTCGGTGGCGACCTGAGGCAGCAGGAAGCCCCGGTGCCCGTGGTGGGTGAGGAGGAGGCCATCCCTCCCGAGGACGATGGCGCCCGGACGATCCGGCTCCTCCACCACGCGCCGGCCGTGGAGGAGGGAGATGTCGAGCTCGAGGCCCTCGAGCTCGTCGGGACGATAGGGCGCGAAGCGGGGGTCGTCGAAGGCGGAGAGGCGAGCGATCTCCGGAACGATCTCCCACAGGGGGCCATGGGCATCGAGGATGCCCCGGCAGCCCCGCAGGCGCCCCGAGTTGCGCACCGTCACGAAGACCCCGCAGCGCTCGGAGAGCCGCTCGCGCTCCGCCTCGCTCGGCGGCGTGAGCGCGCGCTGATCCAGCTCGGCCTCGATGGCGGCGCGGGCGCTGGCGAGGAGGGCCTCTTGCTGGCTGCGGGAGAAGGTCATGACCTGTCCCCAGCATAGCCGCCTTGCCGCCGGCCGGCACCGCCACACACCCACCCGGGAAAACCGGTAGCATCGGAAGCGATGCCGCGCTTCGACGACCGGGAGCTGATCCTCCTCGACGGCGCCATGGGCACCGCCCTCGAGGCCTCCGGCCTCGCGCTGCCGGCCCCCGACTGGAGCGCGCACGCCGTCCTCCACCACCCGCAGGCGGTGCGTGAGCTCCACCTCGCCTACGCCCGCGCCGGGGCCGAGGTGCTCACCGCCTGCACCTTCCGCACGACCTTCCGAGCCCTCGGTGAGGGCTGGGAGGAGGTCGCCCACCGCGCGGTGGAGCTCGCCCGGGAGGCCGCCGCGAGCGTGGACCACGAGGTACGGGTGGCGGGCTCCATCGCGCCCCTCGAGGACTGCTGGCGCCCCGATCTCTCCCCTCCGGATCCCGGCCCCGAGCACCGCGCCCTGGCGGGGGTGCTCGCCGACGCGGGGGTGGACCTCCTACTCTGCGAGACCTTCACCCACGTGGGCGAGGGGCACAGCGCCGCCCGGGCCGCGGCGAGCACCGGCCTGCCGGTCTGGCTCTCCTTCAGCGCGGGCCCCTCGGGCGACCTGCTCGACTTCGACGATCTCGTGGACGCCTTCGACAACGCCAACCTCACCGGCGCCGACGCGCTGCTGCTCAACTGCGTTCCGCTGGCGGTGGTCGAGGCGGTCTACCCGCTCCTGGGTGAGTTCGGGCTCCCCTGGGGGGTCTACCCGAACGCGGGGGCGGTCCAGGAGGGGCACGCGGGGCCGCCCCTGGACCCCGCCACCTTCGCCCGGGTGGCGCAGCGCTGGGTCGAGGCGGGGGCGAGCATCGTGGGGGGGTGCTGCGGCACCACCCCCGCTCACCTCGAGGCGCTCGCCGCCCGCCTGGCCGGCCGCCGGTAGAGCCACCAGCGGAAGAAGAGCGCCATGGCCGTCCCGGCCACCGCGTCGAGGAGGTAGTGCTGACGCACGAAGAGGACCGAGAGGGCGATCCAGAGGATCACGGCGTAGACCGGCCAGCGCAGGGCGGGCCGGTCCTCGATGAGGACCAGGCCGGAGAAGACCCCGAGGCAGAGGTGCATCGAGGGGAAGAGGTTCAGCGGCGGGTCCACCGAGTAGAAGAAGGCCGTGAGCGCCGCGCTCACCCCCTCCATCCTCCCGGCGAGCTCGTCGGGCCGGCCGACCATCCTCACCGGCACCAGGATGAAGACGACGAAGGCGATCGAGGACTGGATCAGGAAGCCCCGCGCCGCCTTCAGGAAGATCTCTCGATCCCGGACCAGGAGGATGATGAGGGCGATGAGGCCGAAGATCGAGGCGTAGCCCCAGGAGAAGCCGACCCAGAGCGGGATCCGGTGATCGATGGGGAGGGAGAGGTCGTAGAAGACCCCGCGCCAGGCCACCAGCTTGCCCACCACGAACCAGCCGAAGAGGTAGTAGCTCACGGCGACGACCAGCCAGAAGATGCGCTCGCGCCAGTCGTAGCGCTCGGGAGGTGGGGTGCCCCAGGGTGTCGTGAGTCGGACCCAGAGGCCCCGCTTCTCGCTCCCCATGGGCTCACTCTGACCGAAGGGGCGCTCCGGATACAACGGCGCGGTCCTCCCTCGTCCGTTTTCAGTGGTCGCTCTCCGGCTTCCAATCGTATGACCCGCCAGGACGGACCGATGACCGAAGACCGATGACCGAAGTCTCGGCGGTCCTTGACCGCCCCTCCGCACCGCGCTACCGCTTCGGTGCCAACGCAGTACCCACAGCTCACTCCGATTCAAAAGGGGGCGTAGTGATGAAGCGTTTCATGGGAACCATCGTGGTGGCGGGCATCCTCGCGACCGGCTGCGTGAGCCAGAAGAAGTACGACGCCCTCCAGGCGCAGCTCGACGCCACCACCCGGGCGATGCAGACCCAGATCGACGACCGCGACGCCCGGATCGTCGACGCCGAGCAGGCCCTGGCCGGTGAGCGGCAGAAGGTCGACCAGCTCAACCGCCGCATCGAGGAGCTCGGCCGCCGCCTCACCAAGGCCGAGGCCGATCGCGTCACCCTCGAGCAGGAGCGCGCCGGCCTGCAGGAGCAGCTGGCCGAGACCGTGCGGGACAAGTCGAAGCTCAAGGGCTCCATCGAGGAGATGAAGGAGGCGCTGGCGGATCTGAAGGCCCGTAAGGCCGCCGCCGAGGCGCGGATCGCCGAGTTCCGCAGCCTCCTCGATCGCTTCAAGCCCCTCATCGACACCGGAAAGCTCAAGGTGAAGATGGTCGACGGCCGGATGGTCGTGGCCATGGCCACCGACGTGCTCTTCACCTCCGGCTCCGCCGCCCTCTCCCAGGAGGGCAAGGACGCCATCGTGGAGGTCGCCGGCCTCCTGGCCGCCATGGAGGGCCGCCGCTTCCAGATCGAGGGCCACACCGACGACGTCCCGATCCGCACCGCCAAGTTCAACTCCAACTGGGAGCTCGCGTCGGCCCGGGCCACCAACGTGGTCAAGGCGATGATCGACGGCGGCCTGCCCCCGCAGCGGGTCTCGGCGGCGAGCTTCGGCGAGTACAAGCCCACGGCCTCCAACGAGACGAAGGAGGACCGCGGCCTCAACCGCCGCATCGAGATCGTGCTGGTGCCGGACCTCGACAGCCTGCCGGGCTTCGACGAGCTGAAGCGGATGAGCGAGGCGGGCGGCGACAGCTAGGCCGCGGCCTACTTCTTCCTGGCCGCCTTCTTCTTGGCGGCGGCCTTCTTGACCGCCTTCTTGGCGGCCGTCTTCTTCGTCGCCTTCTTGGCGGTCTTCTTGGCCGCCTTCTTGACGATCTTCTTCTTGGCGACCTTCTTGGTGGTCTTCTTCGCCACCTTCTTGGCCGCCGGCTTGGCCGCCTTCTTCGCGACCTTCTTCGCGGCTTCGGCCTTCGAGGGCTTGTTCCGCTTCCGGCCACCCGCCATCCGCTCGGCCTGGGAGCGCTGCTTGGCGCGCTTCGCCCGGGCCTGGCTCGTCTTGCGGGCAGCCTCGGCGGCGACGCGGGTCCGCGGAGCGCCGGTGGCGAAGTAGGCCCGCATCGGCGCCAGGTAGAAGTCTCGCCAGCCCTGCTCGTAGCGCTTGCCGAGACCCCTGGGGACGTTGGTGTGCTCGATCACCACCCGGGTCCCGCCCTCGGCGGGCTCGAAGAGGACCTCGATCGTCGAGTCGTCCGCGCCGGAGGGGAAGTCGGTCGAGCGCCAGGACTGGAGGATCCGCCGGCTGGGGTCCAGGTCCTGGTTGATCCCCCAGATGTACCCTCCCCAGGCGGTGTGCCGCCCCCCGGGCCAGGGCTCGCAGGAAGCCTTCTCGCCGGTCATGGCG contains:
- a CDS encoding ATP-binding protein, with the translated sequence MEFIKPFLASITATDDPAPEIVEMREKLLALLLLSFTILSAAPVGLGSYLSLRNDQPVFALAYPVLYAMVFLAAVLGRRLSFRVRANALLVFGVGIGVTDLFRVGLGGVGVAALTAFSVIAAILYGVRAGLAVLALSIVSVIVAGAALLTGLVQPESEALLTTYSPVAWITAAMIITLFALVLILAPETFRRRLQLSLREEERKTEDLTRTVGKLRQEVEARIVAEAALGESERRFRQLAELLPETVFETDLEARLTFVNRACVEVFGYTEAELTSGMTAIDMLVRDDVERAASGMVRVMRGEDLGLREYTARHKSGAEIPILLRSAPVHRGGELIGLRGIVIDISEKRRVEKHLAQAQKMEAVGTLAGGMAHDFNNLLMGIQGRVSLLHARKDVPEGALTHLSVIEEHIESAAGLTRQLLGLARGGKYQPAVTDLNQLVQRSLELFARTHKSLTPVLDLQEDLWSARVDRHQLEQVLLNLLLNGWQAMPEGGELAVRTRNLELDADHAAAMDLGAGVYVCIAVVDTGVGMTEEVRRRIFEPFFTTREQERGTGLGLASAYGIVRNHGGAVEVESAPGEGSTFRVLVPAEPEEEPVQRKEVAEELPGGSETILVIDDEALILSSIQPLLEMLGYRTLTASSGRAALELLEADPARVDLIILDMVMPGLDGPATFERIRQIPCEARVLLSSGYSVEQSTAALMEQGCAFLQKPYRIEELARKLREQLDQSPALSQAS
- the amrA gene encoding AmmeMemoRadiSam system protein A, whose amino-acid sequence is MTFSRSQQEALLASARAAIEAELDQRALTPPSEAERERLSERCGVFVTVRNSGRLRGCRGILDAHGPLWEIVPEIARLSAFDDPRFAPYRPDELEGLELDISLLHGRRVVEEPDRPGAIVLGRDGLLLTHHGHRGFLLPQVATEHGYDLPTFLDRLCNKAGLPDGAWRDPGARIEAFEVEHFDG
- a CDS encoding homocysteine S-methyltransferase family protein, with protein sequence MPRFDDRELILLDGAMGTALEASGLALPAPDWSAHAVLHHPQAVRELHLAYARAGAEVLTACTFRTTFRALGEGWEEVAHRAVELAREAAASVDHEVRVAGSIAPLEDCWRPDLSPPDPGPEHRALAGVLADAGVDLLLCETFTHVGEGHSAARAAASTGLPVWLSFSAGPSGDLLDFDDLVDAFDNANLTGADALLLNCVPLAVVEAVYPLLGEFGLPWGVYPNAGAVQEGHAGPPLDPATFARVAQRWVEAGASIVGGCCGTTPAHLEALAARLAGRR
- a CDS encoding phosphatase PAP2 family protein, whose product is MGSEKRGLWVRLTTPWGTPPPERYDWRERIFWLVVAVSYYLFGWFVVGKLVAWRGVFYDLSLPIDHRIPLWVGFSWGYASIFGLIALIILLVRDREIFLKAARGFLIQSSIAFVVFILVPVRMVGRPDELAGRMEGVSAALTAFFYSVDPPLNLFPSMHLCLGVFSGLVLIEDRPALRWPVYAVILWIALSVLFVRQHYLLDAVAGTAMALFFRWWLYRRPARRAASASR
- a CDS encoding OmpA family protein, which gives rise to MKRFMGTIVVAGILATGCVSQKKYDALQAQLDATTRAMQTQIDDRDARIVDAEQALAGERQKVDQLNRRIEELGRRLTKAEADRVTLEQERAGLQEQLAETVRDKSKLKGSIEEMKEALADLKARKAAAEARIAEFRSLLDRFKPLIDTGKLKVKMVDGRMVVAMATDVLFTSGSAALSQEGKDAIVEVAGLLAAMEGRRFQIEGHTDDVPIRTAKFNSNWELASARATNVVKAMIDGGLPPQRVSAASFGEYKPTASNETKEDRGLNRRIEIVLVPDLDSLPGFDELKRMSEAGGDS
- a CDS encoding SRPBCC domain-containing protein — encoded protein: MATETIRVSAVIPASPYRIYQAWLNGLEHGAMTGEKASCEPWPGGRHTAWGGYIWGINQDLDPSRRILQSWRSTDFPSGADDSTIEVLFEPAEGGTRVVIEHTNVPRGLGKRYEQGWRDFYLAPMRAYFATGAPRTRVAAEAARKTSQARAKRAKQRSQAERMAGGRKRNKPSKAEAAKKVAKKAAKPAAKKVAKKTTKKVAKKKIVKKAAKKTAKKATKKTAAKKAVKKAAAKKKAARKK